The following nucleotide sequence is from Salvia miltiorrhiza cultivar Shanhuang (shh) chromosome 7, IMPLAD_Smil_shh, whole genome shotgun sequence.
TTCTGTGTAGCAAGGAATTGTGATACAGTAATTTAACCATCAAAACTCAAAAGTGCGTATCCATGAAATTAAATTCTGAAATGATCATAGAAATATTTGTAACAAGATATGGGCTTTTGAAAAACAAAGAATTTGACTCACTCCCAAAGAAATGGACTCATATAATCGGCCTAACATAAATTCAGCCCAAAAATTACCAGGCCCAACAGCACTTCTATTTCATGTTATAAAAGGCAACTCAAACGCCCAATCTGATAAACTCCAAAGCAAATCTTAAACCATGCCAAATTTGCTTTACCTTTTAGTAAATACTCCATCGGTCCACACCTAAAAAAAAACTCTATGGATCCACGATAATTGAGAtcttttgttattttcatccattcattattcttatattttaaCCATGTTCAAACATAATACTTACAAAAATATTCATCTCAcacataatttattaattactaaatataaattaaaatggtTGGTGGGTGTTGCCGTGTTGAGGCTCCCCCAACACTCCTATTTCCGAGGTGCTTAGCAAGAACAAAAAGAGCCGAGGAAGCCAACCATAAAATCCGGAGGTCCATCCAAACTACAAGAGCTAAGAATCTCCTTAGCAACCTGAGCTAACAGTTGTGTTATCACATTTGCAACACGATATATATGTTCAACAATTAAAAACAATAGTATATTATCTGGAATTTCTCAACAATACGAAATCATAGTACCTCTACCAAACTCAGATAAATCCAAAACATTTAAAGAGATGGCAATCTAACTATTTAGGAATCAATGAAATCATCTAATCTTCAACTCAATGCATTGAATAGCTGGCAAATGTACTTGAAGAATTGTACTAAACCATAATTCAGTAACACAATGTGTAATCTTCTAAGTGACCAAAACTAGAGATGAAAACACAATTTTGATACAATAGTAGGGAAATggttaaaaaacaaaaatcctTATTGTGAAAACTATGAGAACACTATATTGAACATATAAAGTAGATGCACTTAACAAgttaacatataaaaaaattgcaatACAATAACATTATACGCCGGTGCATTATATTAGCGGTGCAATTACTTTATACGTTCAGTGCAATTTTCTCACAGTTCTTACGACAagaagtttttatttgaacccAATCCATAAATGTAGCTTCTCTATTTAACTCATTCTATATATGTACATCGCTTACCCGGATACATATTCCAGTTCAAGGGTAGGATTGTCACCACGTGTATTTAAGAAATTCCACAACTGCTGCCCACTAGAGATAACGGGCACGAAAATGAAGAGTTCTTAAATTACACGTGACAACAATTCCACAGTTGAAATAGGACACAATCCCGAAACAAAAGATCACGCTTACTTGAGAATCAGACATGCTTCTTAGCCCACAGACGGAGGTCATTTTTCTTGCACATTAGAATCCCCAACACTGCTTCATTGCCAATGCCATCCTTTCAAACAGAGTAGTGAAGAACTTTCTTAACAATCTCCTTACAAACATCATCTTTCTCATGTTCTCACGCTTGATCAAGCAGCGCAGCGTTGAATCCGTTAGATGAATTTGCTGACAAACCCCCTCGGCTCATTTTCTCTCAGCAAAACTCCACACCCATTTTTTCTCCATTTCTTGGAGCTAGACTATCGCTTCCTCCTCTGTCAATCCTTTTTCACAAAGCGAGCCAACAATAATCTTATACAGTCCAGCACTAGGTTGCAAACCTTTGGAAGGAAGTTGACTAAAAATATCTCTTGCAAGGTCGGATCTTCCTTCTTTACACAAGCCACGGATGAGGATATCGTATGTGATCATATTAGGCTTAACTCCCCGCTCTTCCATTGTGTGCACTAATGAAACTGCATCATCAATTTGACGAGCCTTACACATCCCATCCAATAAGATACTATACGTGATCAAATCAGGACGAACTCCCTGAGACTCCATATCACCAAAAAGCTTCCAGCCGTCTGCAAATCTGCCCACACGCAACAACCCCTTTATCATGGTGTTATAGCTACGCGTCGTGTGCTGCAGACCTTTACCAGGAGCTTCTTTAAAGATGCGCCAAGCTTCATCCACGTCCCCATTCTTGCAATACCCATTGATCAAAGCACCGTAGCTATACATATCAATATCACCGGCACTGAGGCCCTTGCCCGGGAGGGAATCAAACAACTCCTTCGCCACATCCATTTTCCCTTGAGAGCAGTATCCACCAATCAATGCAGTGTAAGTATAAATATCGGGACTCACATTTTGTTGAATCATAATTTCCACGAGATCCTCCGCCTCTTTCACCTTCCCTATCTTGCAAAGCATATTCACCAATACATTAAAAGTGATCACGTTTAAAGACATCATCTTCCTATCAATCATTTCGCGTAGCAGTTCTCGCATATCTTCCCATCTGCCCGCATGGCACAACCCATGTATGATCAAGGTGTAAGTGACAGTATCCGGCGAGATGCCCCTCTCGGTCATCTTGTGCAACAGATGCAGCGCATCTCCAATCATCCCGCCCTTGCAGAAACTTTTAATAACCGCGCTATAAGCATAAGCGTTAGCAGCACAGCCCCTTTTAGCCAAAAGCTCAATATAATCACATGCTGTCAAAGTGTACCCTGCTTTGCAGAGCCCATTAATTAGACAAGTAATCATGAATTCACCAGGCTCACAAAGATTATCTTCTAACAGCTTGTTAAACAGCTTTTCTGCCTCAATAGCCCTATCATCTAAAAAAAGCCCTTTCACAAGAGTAGTGTAAATCACAACATCGGGGTCGTATCCGAGCTTGAAGAAGCTGCCCAATATAGCAAACCCTAAGTCTACCCGATTAAGAAGGCAATAGCAATGCATAATGATGCCGAAAGTGTACTCGTTTACAGGGAAACCTGATTGACGCATTTCGTCGAACATTGAGAGTGCAGCAGAGTGGTGCTCCATATTAACAACAGTGGTCAACAATTTGTTGAATACAGCAGAAGAAGGCTGTGGCCTAACCCGTAGCATTTCGCGAAACAAGAAATTAGCGAATTGTATGTCGTTTATGGAACTGAAATCGATTCTGAGCATAGATGAAAAATGCCTCTTACTTTCGTAGCGGAAATTTGAAcagcagagagagagggagtgagtAAAAGTACCCAATTCACCAGCGATTCTTCTGAGAATCAGCGCCATTGCAGAAGCCCTGATCTTGCTCAACGAGATTTTAGTTGATTTGAGAGTAAAATGTTTGAAGGTATTGAGAAATGGAACATCTTTTCTCATTCCACCAGAAATGGAGTGAGGACAGAGGGGCTTACAAAACGGATCTGGGAAATAGCTACTGAGGTTTTGGGTTTATGATTTTACACGAatagtttatcattttattttttccaaaaaatcattttacttttaattttgtttttatccttttaaatttataataaaacaatactccctccgtccacgaaatgagtacccatttgtggacgacacgagttttaagaaatgtatggagtgtagtgtgaatagtttaagggtcccactttttgagtgtattaattaaagaggtGTGTGGGGTAcatttgccaaaaaaggaaatgggtactcatttcgtggacggacgaaaaaggaaatatgggtactcatttcgtggacggagggagtagtactttttttttgaaacacaACAAACGGAATATGATTAAGAAGAGTCAGAGAATACAATATTTAGAAGCCAATTAGGAAAATTGGCCTTCCAAATAACAGCATCagaaacagaaaaagaaaactGAGCCAACTCATGAGCCGCTCTGTTTGCATCTCGCCGCATATGCAAGAAATCCACCACAATGTACTGTCGAGCATGAGAAAACGCCTCCCACAGATCGTCGCAGAGAGAATCTGAACCCTGGGAAGAGTCGTGAAGTACGTGAACAGCAAGAAGAGAGTCGGTATAAACAGCAACCGGTCCCGTATCATTTTCCAGACAAAACCCAATAGCAATAAGAATTGCATGAAGTTCCCCAAGCAAAATCGTTTCGGTGTGGCCAATCGTTTGGGAGCCAGCAGCCACCAGCAAGCCCCCTGAATTCCTCACCACGAAACCAACCCCATGCCGAGAACCATCGTCCTTATAAGCAACATCAACATCGACACGAAGCACCCCGAAAGGCGGAGGGTGCCACTTCTTCGACCCTTCCCGAGGGAGGAGATGTTCATCAACACCCACCTGCCGACGTGCCCTCTGGAAAACTGACAGCTGCTTTTCCCCCAAACTCAAATCCACTCGATCAGTTTTAGGCCAAGAACCATGCTTAATATCACACAAAAACCTCCACACCATCCAGAGCGAGAACAACCACCTCTCAAGACCTTCCTCACCAAAAGAACCAAGCATGGCTTGACAGACACCCTCCAAAGAAAGACTTTTGGAATGCTTGAGCACTCCCCAGAATTCCGACGCTTTCCACATAGGTTTCACCACGTCACACCAAATAAGCCCGTGTGTGGTCGTGCCCCAGTCCTTGTTACACCAGAAACATATCGCCGAAGTAGGGATATGATGATTTCTAAGATTAACATTCATCGCAATCAAGTTATGGAGCACACGCCAAGAGAAATGAAGAACCTTTGGTGGAAGCTGCAGTGCCCAAAAAAATTTCCACCACTTCGTCGAAGCTCGAGAGGCCGTGTCAGGGTGAGGGTCATTAAtatctcattttctatttttggttGTTTCATTTGAAATAACGTAACCCATAAATAGAAAGAAATTTATCCTTAATTTTGAATTTCTCATTTGAAAATGTCTCACTTTATTCCTTTCATCACATAAGTCCTTTTTTTTGAGACATTTcaaatggaacggagggagtatattttttgagGAATATAACATATGTTTTTAGTCCTTTTTTTCtccttctttcatttttttttatatatataaaaactcTGTTAGGTTTTcatttttacctttttttttatttggatttcTTTCATTTTATTCATTCCAATACTTCATTCACTTTTTTGTTCTTATGTATTCTAACTACTATAATCTCGAAATGACTAAATTAAATTATCtcatttataaatatagtaaATCAAAATTTGGACGGAAAAGTCGTTACTTTCTATTATTGTCATAAATAGAATACATAAGAACAATAGAACCATATAGATTATCTCATTTCAAATATAGTAAACCAACTTCAATGAAAAAGTTGTTACTTTCtattattgccataaaatagAATACATAAGAACAAATAGAACTATGCGGTTAAATTACATCCAGTGGTATGATGTAGTAAATGACTAAACCTCAAATTGGTTGACCAGCAACCCAACAATATGGGGCTTCAAAACCTTTTCGGGATTAGTATATCCATCTTCGTTGTTCTTGTAAGAAACCTCAACTACGCGTCCAAAGTTGAGGATGCGTGTAAGAGTATCCCTAGATTTATAACAAGACGGCCTTAGACACTCCTCGTTGCATTCCTTCCATGCATTCCTAGACATTTCCCAAAATTTTGCAATCGCCTCTTCTTTTGTCACACCATTTTCTTTCATGTAGCAGTCAATGCCAGTAGCAACTTGACCTCTCTCCTTCTCAACCTAAACAGATCAGAAATATTGAAAATTGAGAGTTAAATGTGTGGAGTTTTGCTCAATTAATCAAATGCTACATGATcgtgaaattaattaatattctctatttgaataaaatatagtTTTGATATTCTTACCTCGTAAGTAGCTGCGTCATCAACGAGTCTAACTATTTCGAGTTGGGAAACAAGTATTTTAGGATTCTTACTTATCCATTGGAAGTCTTGGCGCCGAGCAGATTCTATTCCTAGAAGAAAAGAGGTAAGAAGATAACAGTAGGTGCTGGTAATGAAACCATTCTTTAGGTATTCCTTAAAATTTGGAATGTATCCCTCTATGACCCACTTCGCCTCCACATAGTAGGCCCTCGCCAATTCCTTTAGCTATATATggatatcaaatcaaatcaaaattgGTAAGACAAATTCAGATACTATATAGCAAGTCAGGACAAAGGCCTAGAAGTTTTAAAAATAAGATCATTAGTCATAACCTATAATTCATTAAGAAGGCACACGAATCATACTGCTTCTATGGAATAGGATGCTGCGTAGGATCGTCCTTCCTTTGCTAATTCCTCCTCGAATTGCTCGTAAAGTTGCAAAACAGCTTCGTAGAGAGGTCTCATGTACTCAGGGAGTCGACCAATTTCTCCACCATCCCACCTGTACGTGCAATTAACCAAGAAATTCATTTTGTCATAATTAGTTGTAAATGAAGTAAATTATAACAATATTACATTTTTGATCAAATTCTTCGATGATTTAATTATTTACCTCTGTATGGCCTCAGTGAAAACATCGAGTTCCTCGATTGTGGCATGAGCATCATATGTGTCGTCTATTACAGATACCATAGCAATGGTTTTGGCGAGCATGATACGAGCACGGGAATATTGTGGCTCATAGTACACTGCTAGAGCCCAAAAGAAACATTCCACCACTCTATCTCTTGCATAAGTAAGTTTCGAGATAAGCCCTAATTCTTTCCACCACCTATGCAACAATCAAGAATATATATTTCCTAGTATTATATACTACTACACAAGAGGAATTAAGTTCAAATGAGAATCCTTATTTAAATTAAGAGTGTGAGCTAGTCATTCAATCGCTAAAATTTACTGTCAATGTATCAACTCGATAAATGCATGGATGCAGTATACCTGAGGTTTCGAATTACACGAGAGACAAAAATTCAACTTTACGATGAATGTACGATCAGTGCAGTAGCGTCATAGTTTCacgaaaaaaaaagtaattctCACGATCGATAACCAATTCCATATACACTGCACAAAAtatttgccttttttttttggttcaaAATTATGTTACCTTGAGAGTTGCCGGAGCTCCTCTTTGTGTAGCATTTGCAATAGGTTATAGTCTAATTTGGCGAACTTGATTAAGGTTTCGTTTTTGTGCTCCTCCTCTTCATAGATAGAGATGAAACTGCGCGCTTCAACTCGAGGAACTCCCAAATGCAAGGGCTGCTCGAGGGCATGGACAACTTGTTTCTTGAGAGGTGATCCGAGGTTTGGCGCCATGGATTTGAGAGTGGCTGTAGTAAAAGCAAGCGCGTCGTCTAATATGGTTTCTTCGGGTGTTCTCAGATATGAAGCTTCATACAAACTCAGCATGCCCTTCGGGTCGCTCTTAATGCCCTCTTGGAATTTCCCCTTTACATCCATCCATTTACTAAATATTTCTGCTTCATAAAACACACTCTTAGTGAAAAATATGAGAAAGTATTATCACACATCACTAttctataataatattatcattaatTGAAGTGAAAGGGAGAAAAGGATTGTccacattttttattattttttcatcttGCTCAGAGAAAATTATACATCCTATAAACCATGCATGTGAAAAcagcaaaaaatatatattttcgaccaTTTTCAATTAAAGTGAACGCAGCCGAAGGTTATAATTTATACCGGTAGATATAGGGTGGCCGTGCTGCCTGAATAATCGAAAATGGAGAGCAACAGTGTACAAATCATAGGCTTCATCATCCTCATAATTCGTATCGAGATTGAAAAATTGTTGCAGTTTTTGTTCGATCTCATTTTCAAAGTGATAGGAGACGCCTAGGCGCTCAAGTGTGTCGATCAGATTCATGGTCTCTATCATTTTGGCTTCTGGAGCTGTTAACAGACTTCTAACAGCATTTTTTAATACTTCAACTTTCTTGGAATATTTTTCCTTCACCTGCATGCAATATTGCcaaataattataaacgacaATCGCAATATTTAGTGGTAAAAAACAGGTACACTCCTAATATATCAGGAAATACGTACATGTATCTTGCTATATAATTATGACTTCAAAATAGCAGTATGCCagttttaattcaattaattattttccctaaaaaaaaattaattaattattttaattttgcattAATACCCACAATTAATAAATTTTGCAACACTGTTACATGCACAAATTTTGATTATACGAAAAATCCGTGCAAAACGTGTATGGGCATAATAATGAAAAGTAAGTagtattattttcatatttttatgctAGAATGGAAtattatttctatatatattctTGATCCTCCTAATCCTATCGATAATAAATCTCCTTCTTGAAAGTTGGTAAGTGaagtgaaaaaaagaaaaagaaaacatataTATACCTCGGAGTCAGAAATGTGATGGATGAAGTGATCACCCCACAAGCTGGGGGAGAACTTGGCCTCAGGACGATGATAGAAACTGTTGGAGGTTAGAGCCGCCATTTATGTATGTCTGCAAATCCCAAAGAAGAAGACAAGTGGTTGGAAGTCTCGATGCTAAAATAGAAACTAAATAGTTTGTGGTGTTATTAAAGAAGAAACCACACTTATTTATAGGCAGAGCCGCAGAggatcaaataattttttaaactatgtgttaattaaataaattcaatttttagaCCATTAATTATTACATAACAAAACATGGTTATGGGCCGGTATGACTTATCTGCTACTACAACATTCATAACAGATAAATTACATTAAACTTGggtatgctctgataccatactAAAATTATGCCCAAATCTCTTTAAAAGATTTCGTTAGAGGAGAGGGTACTCCAAACTTATATATTGGACACATAATTATTACCAAGTCGATGTAAAACAGAAAATGTAGCTCTAACATAAGGATTATTGTAAGAAAACATGTCTATAAGAAGCAATGTTATCGAGTAAAGAAGAATCGTAAtttgtaatttattattttctcacGTTTGAGATTTTGAAATTCTAATTAAATATTCtcttcgtccacgaaaaatgTGTCTATTTTACTATTTCGGATCATACACAAAAATTATGCCTAATCTATATTTTTTACAAAAAGTACCCTTATTGGTCCCACCTTATTCTAATTAAAGCAACTAAATACCAGAGATCCATATTTCCACTCAACAAACATATAttcaccaaaaataaaaaattcaaattttgattttttaacttttttttatcctCATGCTTTATGTTCATTTTatgtccatatatatatatatatatactccctccgtccccaaaataagttcctcttcggggacgacacgggttttaaggaaaaattgtaaagtgtattaatagtggataaaaatatattataattagtattgagagtggtgaaaaggtgaaaaattattataattagtattggaagtggtgaaaaagtgaaaagtaagaataaataaagtattattagtggtggggtagttgttcaaaaatggaaagaaagaaagaaagaggaacttatttgggagacgtcccaaaaaggaaaaagatgaacttatttcagggacgaagggagtatatggTTAGCTtctattgagattttaaatattttgagattttgagataaatgaacatatcaataaattctttgaacgtAACAAATATAATTGATGAACATATGactctatttaatttattaaaaaaacacGCCACTTTTAAGGATTGAATCCTAGACCAAcacgcgttcataaaaattagtaattgacaagttcatcaaaatgaacttatatgttcatttatctcaaaatatcaaaatatttagaaatctcaattgaaccaattcatatatatatatatatatgagagttcaatggagaccactcccttagataaagaataaagaccaaatcctgTGCGTCCATGTCAAGATCGGACAGCTCTAATTATCCCACCAAATCTGCCGTTTTTTTAACTTTGTGATGGATATTATTGACTATTTACTTTTCAAGCTTAATAAAGTGTAACCGATTTCATGGCAATAATATCCTTTTATATTTGGAACATATCTTTATTCCTATCTGTTCCAAACTTTAATGaacgtgtgtatatatatatatatatatatatatatataggggtggactaccgtgagagcacattttaaaataagaaataagagcaatttttaatgtatgaattttatgtagaacacgtatgaatttattgtataaatgtatgaattgtgaaaaataaatttttgctacctttgggattcgaactcaggaccataaatccatctaacaagattacgaatcaaccgtagatcttgatgatctaagggctgaaaatgattattattttatatcttaagaaatgtgagaagggctaaaataagagcatttcttaattATAAATATGCCAATGCTAATGCTGAGTTTGAAAAGTATAGAAAGCTTTATAATGATATTAGAAGCCATGATCAAGATTACTGATGTAGCAGAATCACCATGACCTTACGTGCGCACACATTTATCAAGGTTATATAGGGCAAGAAAAGTTAGAAACAAAAGTAGTAGACTTCAAGAAAATCAAGaattcatattttaatcaaGGGGTTATTATATGTAAATACACGAAATACTATTAATAATTTGGTCTATTTAATTCTACAATTATAGTAAATCCATTTTAAAATcagattaattgcatataaattattgaacttccaataaattctcatttttttccacatgctttaaaatctttattaaaattacttaactaataatttttttctcattgCACATTCGCTCATTTTCCCTCTAAATTATAGGCCTGAAATTACGTTGTTTTCATCCAACTGTACAATACGATGTTAGTTCTATTTTTCACACAATGATCATATTTATGCCACATAAGTATATTTATGCCAAACGTACAAGTATATCTATGTCATGTTACCACACAAAAAATAGACGAGTatgcaaaatgaaaaaaaaaaataatagttgagtaattttaataaatattttatagtttgtgtgcaaaatgagaatttgttaaaaattaaataatttatatacaattaaccctttaaaataaaaatactcaataaattaatagacAAACAGTAAAGAATAGCATCAATACGTATAGCTAGTAGTACGAATTTCTTGATTATCATTAATTAGTTGGAAAGTTGTGTAACTAATCACTTCTCATTTTCCCCACGTGAACATAGTGCTGAACAGGCAAAAACTATTGCAACCAAAACCAAATTACATTCATATGATCATGTGAttaaatcatgaaaaatatgttATCGTCGGTAAGTTTAGACAATTTTATTTCGAAAACGAACGCAAATAATAATTGGAGAGAGAGTTCATAAAGAagttcgaaaaaaaaaaagatttttagagcaaaacataaatttgatgTCATGAGATAAAGTTGGAAGAGTGAATAtgtaactttaaaaaatattactccctccgttccattacaaatgtctcattgcttttgggcacaaaaaattaagaaatttgtaGAAAGTAAATACAGTggattggtggaaattatttaaatattaggtatagacagataatatattgccaaaaaaatgagacatttgtaatgagacatccTATTATAGAAAGTGGGAGATTTGTAATGGAAAGGGGGAGTATTAAACAATGAATTATTACTCATAATATATATGTtgtttaataatattaatttatcgTTTATGTGTTTTGATCAATATAGCGATATTTTAATGATTAATCCGTAGCTAACGAAAGATCAAAAAGATTGATTACATATTATAAAAGATGTATATGGAAAAGATTTAATGTAATatgtaatgaattaatatatatttataaacatataatatataatttaaaaaattaattttaaaataaagtatataataaaaataaaatagacaaTTCATATGTTGTGCACACGACCCTTTTTCTATTAGATATACTTGTTGGAGTGGCTGTGGAGTACAACGGTTGTTAGTTAATTAGGTGTGACAATGAATACTTGTTAGGCCGGTGTGTGTACTTGttcaaaaataacacaaaactAAAATGCATACTTTTGTGGCTGGGGTTTGaatagttctttttttttttttttgaaacgggGTTTGAATAACTAACTAGTAATTAAgtactacaaaaaaataaaagggaCCACTTTTGATAAATACGCGTGAGTTATGTCTATAATATAATAGCAGGCCAGAGTCGCGCCAATAAGGTGGCCACACTACAAGAAACTAAGGGTTTTAGTCACACATGGGTGTGTggctaaaaatatatttatgtgtCACCTTATCTTTTTATTCACACATAAGTTAAATGTCAACAAGTGTGGGTAAAATTTTGTAAAGAAAGATTTTTatccacacatatatatatgtgtgggtaaatcaCCAAacatttacctacacatatatatgtcacgaataatatattttatgtttgggaaaatatatttatcatagaATGCAGTGATGATGTGGAAATGACGTGGTATTTACACGTGGAAAATGTTATGTATGGATAAATCATCAAACATTACCCAATGTAAATGATGACGTGGAAAATTGTATGTGTAGGATTTGTTtccacaaatattttttttctttcgaaaATCCAATTATTTGTAATTTtagttaatattttattaatttgtttacatatttttaaggattctcttaaaaataatcaCATATTTGTTTCCATACgtattatttttcttgaaatttctattgttttttttttcgaaaattgtgattttttaaaatatgagtGGGCTGCTATTTATTATGACAGcccaaaactttaaaatatgaACGGgctattcttttttattattattattattattattatatatatatatgtctatatatatgtatatttttatattatattcaataatttaacttaaattaattaattaactgcATTTTTCgctcaagtatatgttatatttcGCTCAAGTATGTTAGATAGTTTCGCAAGCGAAACCCAATCGTATAAataatttcactttattttattttatattatttttatattatattcactaatttacttcaattaattaattgataaaaatttattttatatcaaataattatatcGACTTCGTTAAATATTTCAGTTCAATAATACATTCAAATAAGTATATGTTACATAGTTATCCGACCAAAATCTCaccgtatgattcattttttttttcaaatttagtaattaatttcaattaattaattctagcTTAATTTCATTGACTATAATTAATTCGTTACTCACACATTACTATAttcattttgttattattacatTGCATTTAATACTTTATTGTAATAcattcaaataaagtat
It contains:
- the LOC130991820 gene encoding pentatricopeptide repeat-containing protein At1g12300, mitochondrial-like, with product MRKDVPFLNTFKHFTLKSTKISLSKIRASAMALILRRIAGELGTFTHSLSLCCSNFRYESKRHFSSMLRIDFSSINDIQFANFLFREMLRVRPQPSSAVFNKLLTTVVNMEHHSAALSMFDEMRQSGFPVNEYTFGIIMHCYCLLNRVDLGFAILGSFFKLGYDPDVVIYTTLVKGLFLDDRAIEAEKLFNKLLEDNLCEPGEFMITCLINGLCKAGYTLTACDYIELLAKRGCAANAYAYSAVIKSFCKGGMIGDALHLLHKMTERGISPDTVTYTLIIHGLCHAGRWEDMRELLREMIDRKMMSLNVITFNVLVNMLCKIGKVKEAEDLVEIMIQQNVSPDIYTYTALIGGYCSQGKMDVAKELFDSLPGKGLSAGDIDMYSYGALINGYCKNGDVDEAWRIFKEAPGKGLQHTTRSYNTMIKGLLRVGRFADGWKLFGDMESQGVRPDLITYSILLDGMCKARQIDDAVSLVHTMEERGVKPNMITYDILIRGLCKEGRSDLARDIFSQLPSKGLQPSAGLYKIIVGSLCEKGLTEEEAIV
- the LOC130991808 gene encoding germacrene A synthase-like; amino-acid sequence: MAALTSNSFYHRPEAKFSPSLWGDHFIHHISDSEVKEKYSKKVEVLKNAVRSLLTAPEAKMIETMNLIDTLERLGVSYHFENEIEQKLQQFFNLDTNYEDDEAYDLYTVALHFRLFRQHGHPISTEIFSKWMDVKGKFQEGIKSDPKGMLSLYEASYLRTPEETILDDALAFTTATLKSMAPNLGSPLKKQVVHALEQPLHLGVPRVEARSFISIYEEEEHKNETLIKFAKLDYNLLQMLHKEELRQLSRWWKELGLISKLTYARDRVVECFFWALAVYYEPQYSRARIMLAKTIAMVSVIDDTYDAHATIEELDVFTEAIQRWDGGEIGRLPEYMRPLYEAVLQLYEQFEEELAKEGRSYAASYSIEALKELARAYYVEAKWVIEGYIPNFKEYLKNGFITSTYCYLLTSFLLGIESARRQDFQWISKNPKILVSQLEIVRLVDDAATYEVEKERGQVATGIDCYMKENGVTKEEAIAKFWEMSRNAWKECNEECLRPSCYKSRDTLTRILNFGRVVEVSYKNNEDGYTNPEKVLKPHIVGLLVNQFEV